Proteins encoded by one window of Scatophagus argus isolate fScaArg1 chromosome 4, fScaArg1.pri, whole genome shotgun sequence:
- the crybb2 gene encoding beta-crystallin B2 isoform X2, with product MTGCTKLTTNEITLWECGSVGWGQAARRPLTAACWAYGRPTCRPAWTLRVLLAEFPPLGVPYILSCWCHHKHTGTDSFALTDPFSMATDHQNPASKQQQSGASAFKLVIYEQENFQGRCHELTGPCNNLQEAGVEKVGSILVLCGPWVGYEQPNCKGEQYVFEKGEYPRWDSWTNSRRSDTIVAFRPIKVDSQEHKIVLYENPSFAGKKIEIIDDDVPSFHAHGYQEKVSSVRVQSGTWVGYQYPGYRGYQYLFEKGEYKDSGEFGAQVPQIQSVRRIRDMQWHQRGAFHPVN from the exons ATGACTGGCTGCACAAAACTGACAACTAATGAAATAACTTTGTGGGAGTGTGGCAGCGTGGGGTGGGGGCAGGCTGCACGGCGACCCCTCACCGCAGCCTGCTGGGCCTATGGCAGGCCGACCTGCAGGCCGGCTTGGACTCTGCGGGTCCTGTTGGCAGAGTTTCCGCCCCTGGGCGTCCCGTATATATTGAGCTGTTGGTGCCATCACAAGCACACTGGCACAGACAG tttcgCCCTCACAGATCCGTTCAGTATGGCCACAGACCACCAGAACCCTGCAtccaagcagcagcagtcaggcGCCAGTGCGTTCAag CTGGTCATCTATGAGCAGGAAAACTTCCAGGGCCGCTGCCACGAGCTGACGGGTCCCTGTAACAACCTCCAGGAAGCAGGCGTGGAGAAAGTGGGCTCCATACTGGTGCTGTGTGGACC ATGGGTGGGATACGAGCAGCCCAACTGCAAGGGGGAGCAGTACGTGTTTGAGAAGGGGGAGTATCCTCGCTGGGATTCCTGGACCAACAGCAGGCGCAGTGACACCATTGTTGCATTCCGCCCGATTAAAGTG gACAGCCAGGAGCACAAGATTGTCCTTTACGAGAACCCCAGCTTTGCAGGGAAGAAGATAGAAATCATCGATGACGACGTCCCCAGCTTTCACGCACACGGCTACCAGGAGAAGGTGTCCTCTGTTCGGGTTCAGAGCGGCAC CTGGGTGGGCTATCAGTATCCAGGCTACAGAGGCTATCAGTACCTGTTTGAAAAGGGGGAGTACAAGGACAGCGGCGAGTTCGGAGCCCAGGTCCCTCAGATCCAGTCGGTCCGGCGCATCAGAGACATGCAGTGGCACCAGAGGGGAGCTTTTCACCCCGTCAACTAA
- the crybb2 gene encoding beta-crystallin B2 isoform X1 encodes MTGCTKLTTNEITLWECGSVGWGQAARRPLTAACWAYGRPTCRPAWTLRVLLAEFPPLGVPYILSCWCHHKHTGTDRYCFALTDPFSMATDHQNPASKQQQSGASAFKLVIYEQENFQGRCHELTGPCNNLQEAGVEKVGSILVLCGPWVGYEQPNCKGEQYVFEKGEYPRWDSWTNSRRSDTIVAFRPIKVDSQEHKIVLYENPSFAGKKIEIIDDDVPSFHAHGYQEKVSSVRVQSGTWVGYQYPGYRGYQYLFEKGEYKDSGEFGAQVPQIQSVRRIRDMQWHQRGAFHPVN; translated from the exons ATGACTGGCTGCACAAAACTGACAACTAATGAAATAACTTTGTGGGAGTGTGGCAGCGTGGGGTGGGGGCAGGCTGCACGGCGACCCCTCACCGCAGCCTGCTGGGCCTATGGCAGGCCGACCTGCAGGCCGGCTTGGACTCTGCGGGTCCTGTTGGCAGAGTTTCCGCCCCTGGGCGTCCCGTATATATTGAGCTGTTGGTGCCATCACAAGCACACTGGCACAGACAGGTACTG tttcgCCCTCACAGATCCGTTCAGTATGGCCACAGACCACCAGAACCCTGCAtccaagcagcagcagtcaggcGCCAGTGCGTTCAag CTGGTCATCTATGAGCAGGAAAACTTCCAGGGCCGCTGCCACGAGCTGACGGGTCCCTGTAACAACCTCCAGGAAGCAGGCGTGGAGAAAGTGGGCTCCATACTGGTGCTGTGTGGACC ATGGGTGGGATACGAGCAGCCCAACTGCAAGGGGGAGCAGTACGTGTTTGAGAAGGGGGAGTATCCTCGCTGGGATTCCTGGACCAACAGCAGGCGCAGTGACACCATTGTTGCATTCCGCCCGATTAAAGTG gACAGCCAGGAGCACAAGATTGTCCTTTACGAGAACCCCAGCTTTGCAGGGAAGAAGATAGAAATCATCGATGACGACGTCCCCAGCTTTCACGCACACGGCTACCAGGAGAAGGTGTCCTCTGTTCGGGTTCAGAGCGGCAC CTGGGTGGGCTATCAGTATCCAGGCTACAGAGGCTATCAGTACCTGTTTGAAAAGGGGGAGTACAAGGACAGCGGCGAGTTCGGAGCCCAGGTCCCTCAGATCCAGTCGGTCCGGCGCATCAGAGACATGCAGTGGCACCAGAGGGGAGCTTTTCACCCCGTCAACTAA
- the LOC124057934 gene encoding beta-crystallin B3-like produces the protein MSEQQSAPEQLAAGKSQGGAGATYKVVLFEFENFQGCKAEFSAECKDVMEKGLEKVGSVIVESGPWVGYDRHGFTGEQFILEKGEYPRWDTWTNSQSSYTLLSLRPLKVDGADHKLQLYENPGFAGRKMEIVDDDVPSLWGHGFQDRVASVKALNGTWVGYLYPGYRGRQFVFERGDFKHWNDWEAPAPQIQSVRRVRDMQWHKRGCFIVPDPAPAPDPDPAPAPPAPPATAGAS, from the exons ATGTCGGAGCAGCAGAGCGCCCCGGAGCAGCTGGCTGCTGGGAAGAGCCAGGGTGGAGCTGGAGCCACGTACAAg GTGGTGCTGTTTGAGTTCGAGAACTTCCAGGGCTGCAAGGCGGAGTTCTCTGCAGAGTGTAAAGATGTGATGGAGAAGGGGCTGGAGAAGGTCGGCTCTGTGATAGTGGAGTCGGGACC ctggGTGGGCTACGATCGGCACGGCTTCACGGGGGAGCAGTTCATCCTGGAGAAGGGCGAGTATCCCCGCTGGGACACCTGGACCAACAGTCAGAGCAGCTACACCCTCCTGTCTCTAAGGCCCCTCAAAGTG GACGGCGCCGATCACAAGCTACAACTGTACGAGAACCCCGGATTTGCTGGCAGAAAGATGGAGATTGTGGATGATGATGTGCCCAGTTTGTGGGGCCACGGTTTTCAGGATCGTGTGGCGAGTGTCAAGGCCCTAAATGGAAC CTGGGTGGGCTACCTGTACCCGGGCTACAGGGGCCGCCAGTTTGTCTTTGAGCGTGGGGATTTCAAGCACTGGAACGACTGGGAGGCCCCCGCACCTCAGATCCAGTCTGTCCGACGTGTGCGGGACATGCAGTGGCACAAGAGGGGCTGTTTCATCGTCCCTGACCCAGCTCCGGCCCCCGACCCCGACCCCGCCCCGGCACCGCCTGCCCCGCCCGCCACAGCTGGAGCCAGCTGA
- the si:ch73-138n13.1 gene encoding plectin, whose product MAAEVEVQTGKVGRTVVGGRLHLSPLTDSSNSLIEIPSISQSHIITPDPNKPVPGPKPRLTPKPFVVEKNPTIKPIVAPKPQPKPRPEATRLTGCKPDLPCSPKPQQPVATGKPKPGSANLSRPASTSFKTSGQTTKPVVQPFKPAPSLDPGDLSKPTPPVPAERQRPGASSLTHSKSLKIHPAAEWSGTTKKEGEKDQLTSSKGGATMTRAKSMGFLVEVGKEEEEKEKPKPEAAVPLRPQSRGSRPRPVSAIFLDSPTKTETPVPAPRWAGRRPLSADLTAKFESIGLSLHRRSPKVSIKDNTPDEETLPQKKEPEKTLKSTAPQSTGGVEKPAASDQSNKKTEEVKETDEDKRSVSIRSRISLLLDSPSSPAAAAGHESDLPSPVQPVPESEPAVGVKQLIKQLTEDTTPTQSPVVKPQPRPRPLPLDLTKRFSSERSPDLGIVSLSEAADRHDITSKDSQRRMEESAFSPSDQRTFVDLKDSQEQSSTPERPDAGQSFGAASKEGGPGGDIQTVRASLFENVVERHSVLMVEEGKPAAKATESLSSSSFKRGKREEEGTLVTATFRDPVSPSSPLRVLHSFDTVQAVEEIRAMSENIPSAQWEDKALTLRSRRSEGSRPVPDRTGSAQGPPAPAAMPQQPPRYLRVGALQKWTAAGLEQEATMEKGMLMEPRREEPAALDEDGDGQRETEQDEVAAAPKRLKMLQAEEQTKPRATYFALTGQIQEAFSPVDSGPSVVDFEDFSVRSTLGSSQGKVLPVRRNPSLDQAFGRTSQEQVRDLTMRSHLDIRSAMDGQTAEETMEVEKKRELIKEMERNKAKMKELEREKQRQLEMEKEALLEFERMKEMEMQREFERQRQKAFEEEKQRALERVKQAELEKQKMRELEKERLEREKQRQLDKERRQEMERQRRIERERLREQERQRQREEERQRELDKERQLLEIQKEKQKLEELERIKELERQKLLEFEKQKQKEKERQQLVELEKQRLREKKDRDEAEKTKQMALEQEMLRIREIEKERERQREMERQQEIEREMQKELERQRQRDLERDRQRQLDAERQELEKQRLRQQELEKERRRKEELVKEMERRELLEFERHKQAEKDRQQILELERRRLREKVEREEAEKMRQIAKQQEAERQRLKERQKKEEQERAWFDPSPLRPKVLDLDSVIRNDPFPKATSQRLSDSATRWKEPTVRAEESYKPAILDIDSFTAQAPPSPSKDWLPLSSIQGADAGFGAKLQPAPERDISWKLPQQTPASFTGPVWTASPQDPWELRPVEMSVDQTPEPRKHANKVSPEQLLLRQEGGLLTPQRHSSAVLDELLHLAPVPGTEAKPRASPVSSAAAAEQIWFLREPQPPESRGEVQSQRRSQGSQELNRMRSRSVSRRSAPSGGAVEGSLSRMRSRSAHREQDRRSLVQQKQSDGGEDSGETPVRDTDSQYGTWETGLRSDDSLTPDSTLSPSPRKPSPPHTPGDPASQPDINSVDGVPSSSSSFAFPEAPGALLDTSALRSRAQLGKKRAPRTRPSRAARLSAALADEGSTEDWLYRDSTEAKAGSQVDDSDSEEQVRGVDSGPGVSSQPQRIPVFPGMDPSALKAQLKKRGDSDNQTDGPASSPSQLSRSPKSPFLPRAARVLPPAGGRENGEEDSPQWLKELKTKKRLSQYESES is encoded by the exons ATGGCTGCTGAGGTGGAGGTTCAGACTGGGAAGGTTGGTAGGACCGTAGTGGGAGGACGACTGCACCTGAGTCCCCTGACTGACTCCAGCAACAGTCTCATTGAGATCCCTTCCATCAGCCAGTCCCATATCATCACTCCAGACCCGAACAAACCTGTTCCAGGCCCCAAACCTCGGCTCACTCCCAAGCCTTTTGTAGTGGAGAAAAACCCCACCATTAAGCCCATAGTTGCCCCAAAGCCCCAACCCAAACCACGACCAGAGGCCACTCGCCTTACTGGATGCAAACCAGATCTTCCATGCAGTCCAAAACCACAGCAACCAGTTGCCACTGGCAAACCCAAGCCAGGGTCTGCAAACCTAAGCCGACCTGCCTCTACCTCCTTCAAAACATCTGGACAAACGACCAAGCCGGTAGTCCAGCCATTTAAACCAGCCCCTTCTCTGGACCCTGGAGACCTCAGCAAACCCACCCCTCCTGTTccagcagagaggcagagacctGGTGCGTCAAGCTTGACCCATTCCAAGAGCCTTAAAATACATCCAGCAGCAGAGTGGTCTGGAACCACTAAAAAAGAGGGCGAGAAGGACCAGCTGACATCCAGCAAAGGTGGGGCCACCATGACCAGAGCCAAGTCCATGGGTTTTCTTGTTGAGGtagggaaggaggaagaagaaaaggaaaaacctAAACCTGAGGCAGCAGTGCCACTGCGACCCCAGTCCAGAGGCTCCAGGCCCAGACCTGTGTCGGCTATTTTCCTCGACAGTCCGACCAAGACAGAGACACCAGTTCCTGCCCCACGCTGGGCTGGGAGACGACCACTTTCAGCTGATCTCACGGCCAAATTTGAGTCTATCGGTCTTTCCCTGCACCGTAGAAGTCCCAAGGTGAGCATAAAGGATAACACTCCAGACGAGGAGACCCTGCCACAAAAGAAGGAGCCAGAGAAAACCCTGAAAAGCACAGCTCCACAAAGCACCGGGGGTGTGGAGAAGCCTGCTGCCTCAGACCAAAGcaacaaaaagacagaagaagtgAAAGAGACTGATGAGGATAAGCGGTCAGTTAGCATCAGGTCGCGAATCAGTCTCCTCCTTGATTCAccctcttctcctgctgctgctgcaggccaCGAGTCAGATCTTCCCTCTCCAGTGCAGCCGGTCCCTGAAAGCGAACCAGCGGTGGGTGTTAAACAGCTCATCAAGCAGCTGACAGAGGACACAACGCCGACGCAGAGTCCTGTCGTAAAACCACAGCCGAGGCCCCGCCCCTTGCCCCTCGACCTGACTAAAAG GTTTTCATCCGAGAGGTCGCCAGACCTTGGCATTGTTTCCCTCAGTGAGGCAGCAGACCGCCATGACATCACCAGCAAAGACTCTCAGAGGAGG ATGGAAGAGTCAGCTTTCAGCCCCAGTGACCAGAGGACATTTGTGGATTTAAAAGATTCCCAAGAGCAGTCCTCCACACCTGAAAGGCCTGACGCGGGACAGTCGTTTGGCGCCGCTTCCAAAGAAGGTGGTCCCGGCGGTGACATCCAGACCGTGAGAGCATCcctgtttgaaaatgttgtgGAGAGGCACAGCGTGCTGATGGTGGAAGAAGGCAAGCCTGCGGCCAAGGCCACAGAGTCGCTCAGCAGCTCATCATTTAAGAGAGGAAAGCGTGAGGAGGAGGGAACTCTGGTCACTGCCACCTTCAGAGACCCCGTGTCTCCATCGAGTCCTCTGCGGGTGCTGCACTCCTTTGACACTGTGCAGGCGGTGGAAGAGATCAGGGCCATGAGTGAGAACATCCCCTCAGCTCAGTGGGAGGACAAGGCCCTGACGCTGCGGTCCAGGCGCTCAGAGGGCAGCAGGCCCGTGCCGGACAGGACCGGATCGGCACAGGGACCACCGGCACCGGCTGCGATGCCACAACAGCCACCGCGATATCTGAGAGTCGGGGCTTTGCAGAAGTGGACCGCTGCAGGTCTCGAACAAGAGGCCACTATGGAGAAAGGGATGCTAATGGAACCGCGAAGGGAAGAACCAGCGGCTTTGGACGAAGACggagacggacagagagagacagaacaggacGAGGTGGCTGCAGCCCCAAAACGTTTGAAAATGCTGCAGGCAGAAGAGCAGACCAAACCCAGGGCCACCTACTTTGCTTTGACCGGACAAATACAGGAGGCGTTTTCTCCTGTGGATTCAGGACCAAGCGTGGTGGACTTTGAAGATTTCTCTGTGAGGTCCACACTGGGCAGCTCTCAAGGAAAGGTCCTGCCAGTGAGGAGGAATCCATCATTAGATCAAGCTTTTGGAAGAACCTCTCAAGAGCAGGTCAGAGATTTGACGATGAGGAGCCACTTGGACATCAGATCTGCGATGGACGGACAGACGGCGGAGGAAACGATGgaagttgaaaagaaaagagagctCATAAAGGAGATGGAAAGAAACAAGGCAAAAATGAAAGAGCtggagagggaaaaacagaggcAGCTGGAAATGGAGAAAGAAGCACTTTTGGAATTTGAACGAATGAAGGAGATGGAGATGCAAAGGGAATTTGAAAGGCAAAGACAGAAAGCCTTTGAGGAGGAGAAACAACGTGCACTGGAAAGGGTGAAGCAGGCGGAGCttgaaaaacagaagatgagagaattagagaaagagagactggaAAGAGAGAAGCAGCGGCAGCTTGACAAAGAGAGACGACAAgaaatggagagacagagaaggattgaaagagagagactacGAGAGCAGGAGAGGCAAAgacaaagggaggaggagagacagagagagctggaCAAGGAGAGACAGCTGCTGGAAATCCAAAAGGAGAAGCAGAaactggaggagctggagagaatTAAAGAGCTGGAGAGGCAGAAGCTCTTGGAGtttgaaaagcagaaacagaaagagaaggagaggcagcAGCTCGTGGAGCTGGAGAAGCAGAGACTTCGAGAGAAGAAGGACAGAGACGAGgcagagaagacaaaacagATGGCATTAGAACAGGAAATGTTGAGAATCAGAGagatagaaaaagaaagggaacgACAAAGGGAGATGGAGCGTCAACAAGAGATTGAGAGGGAAATGCAGAAAGAgctggagaggcagagacagagagatttagaaagggacagacagagacaactAGACGCTGAGAGACAGGAGTTAGAAAAGCAGAGGCTGAGACAACaagagctggagaaggagaggcGGAGGAAGGAGGAGTTGGTtaaggagatggagagaagagagctGCTGGAGTTCGAAAGGCACAAGCAGgcagagaaggacagacagcAAATCCTGGAGCTGGAGAGACGCAGACTGAGGGAGAAGGTGGAGCGCGAAGAGGCGGAGAAGATGAGACAGATAGCCAAACAGCAAGAAGCAGAGAGGCAGCGGCTCaaggagaggcagaagaaggaggaacaggagaggGCCTGGTTCGACCCGTCACCTCTCAGACCCAAAGTGCTGGATCTGGACTCTGTCATCCGAAATGACCCGTTCCCCAAGGCGACGTCTCAGCGTCTCAGCGACTCTGCAACACGATGGAAGGAGCCAACTGTGAGAGCAGAGGAGTCCTACAAACCCGCCATCCTCGACATAGACTCTTTCACAGCTCAAGCTCCGCCCTCCCCCAGTAAAGACTGGCTTCCTCTCTCTAGTATTCAGGGTGCAGATGCTGGCTTTGGAGCCAAATTACAGCCTGCACCTGAGAGAGATATTAGCTGGAAGCTGCCGCAGCAGACTCCAGCGAGTTTCACAGGCCCAGTGTGGACGGCGTCTCCTCAGGACCCGTGGGAACTGCGGCCCGTTGAGATGTCTGTGGACCAGACACCTGAACCCAGAAAACATGCCAACAAGGTGAGCCCGGAGCAGCTCCTCCTCAGGCAGGAGGGTGGACTCCTGACTCCACAGAGACACTCATCTGCTGTGCTGGACGAGCTGCTTCACTTGGCTCCTGTCCCCGGGACAGAGGCCAAACCCAGAGCCTCTCCAGTCTCCAGCGCCGCCGCTGCAGAGCAGATCTGGTTCCTCAGAGAACCGCAACCTCCAGAGAGCAGGGGAGAAGTGCAGAGCCAGAGGAGATCCCAGGGATCCCAG GAGCTGAACAGGATGCGGTCTCGCAGTGTGTCCCGGCGATCGGCCCCTTCAGGTGGGGCGGTGGAGGGAAGCCTGTCCAGGATGAGGAGCCGCAGTGCCCACAGGGAGCAGGACCGCCGCAGCCTG gtgcagcagaagcagagcgACGGCGGTGAGGACAGCGGAGAGACGCCTGTCCGTGACACTGACAGTCAGTACGGGACGTGGGAGACGGGACTGCGCTCTGATGACAG cctgACTCCTGACAGCACTCTGAGCCCTTCACCCAGGAAGCCCAGCCCCCCACACACGCCCGGGGACCCCGCCTCCCAGCCCGACATCAACTCTGTGGACGGCGTCCCGTCCTCGTCCTCGTCATTCGCTTTCCCTGAG GCCCCGGGCGCCCTGTTGGACACCAGCGCCCTTCGCTCCAGAGCTCAGCTGGGGAAGAAGCGAGCGCCTCGGACGCGTCCGTCCAGAGCCGCCCGTCTGAGTGCCGCCCTGGCAGACGAGGGAAGCACAGAGGACTGGCTTTACCGAGACTCCACAG AAGCGAAGGCCGGAAGTCAAGTCGACGACTCCGACTCCGAGGAGCAGGTCAGAGGAGTGGACTCGGGTCCTGGCGTCTCCTCCCAGCCTCAGAGGATCCCCGTGTTCCCCGGGATGGACCCTTCAGCTTTAAAG GCCCAGCTGAAGAAGAGGGGCGACTCGGACAATCAGACCGATGGACCCGCTTCCTCCCCCTCACAGCTTTCTCGCTCCCCCAAGTCGCCCTTCCTGCCCCGGGCGGCGCGcgtgctgccccctgctggcgGCAGAGAGAACGG TGAGGAGGACTCGCCGCAGTggctgaaggagctgaagaCCAAGAAGCGCCTGAGTCAGTATGAAAGTGAGAGCTAA